GTTATTCACAGCGGAGATGAGGCCGGCGAGTCCCTGTCTGTTCATCTCCGTTCTGCTCTCTTCCATCTGCagctttctttcctccatgtcTAGGAAGGCTCGGTGCCTCTTGTCCTTCTTCTCTTCGCAGGCGAGCAGCGTTCGGGACAAGACGGACGCCGTATGAAGAATGCTGGATCCCAGGCTTCTCACTTTCCTCCTCTTCACATCCGAGCTTCCTTCCGTCTCCGACGAATCCGTCGTCTCCTCGGCTACCATCACTCACAGTGAAGTCGATAATAAGATTCCGGCACAGTTTTGGCATAAACAACTTCAAGTGTATCAAAATGGGGCGAATAAAGCTCTGATTTCTAATGAAACAAGCTGCCCAGCACGAGAAAATAACTTGTGCATATGGGGTATACGAAGTATTGATTACATGATTGTAACGCTCGAGGGAGAGAATATTTTGATCATGGTTCGAGAAAGATCTCATTTGGCGTAAGGAATGTGCTGAGTTGCCCGTTGAATAAGAATGATAAGAGACACTGGGATCAATCATGATACCCCTCACGGGGATAAGGAAGTAAGATGAGGTTCTCCTACCGAGAGATTCTAATGATCGAAGCTGGTGCCGACTCGTTCTCGGTTGCTAATGAGTATTGATGCAACGTTatgatcttttcattttctgttttttttttttttttttttttctttcatttagaAACCCAACTTGAGAGGTAATAGTGGCTTAAACGAGTGATACTGCTTCTCGTTTACAAGGTATTCATCATTTTGGTCTCACCATTTTCGAATAATCTAATAGTTAAAGAGACACGGGCacgcttttcctcttttttctaataaaatatCGTTCGAGTCTTCTAGATTTTGCTGACAACGTGAAGGATTCAAGCTTGTCATAATCAAAGAGTAGAACCACACTCtaatttttttctccaaaaaacaTGACATGCAGATTACTTATGATAGCCAATTTCTACTAAAAGTGTCGTCTTGTTGAGTAGCCGTGATCTTCGTAGATATCCACTTGAAGGATTCGAAATCGTTACGAATCACACCGAGTAGAGCCACATTCTTATATTTTCTCCAATATTACTTATGATTCAccaagaaattttaaaaaaattggaattccCTCGCTCTTtgacacacacacgcacacacggACACACACAAAGACAGACGAAGATGATCAGAATGAAAGGAAGGTGCCGGAAACTTGCGGGGAAACTTACAGAAAAGCGAAGGTACTTTTACGGCAGAAGAAAAATGGTGGGTGTTCACAGGGCACGAATTCTATTCCAGAATACATTCAAAAGATAAATGAATGGCTCCAGGGATCGACCAGGGACGAGGGGTTTGGTTTTTGGGGAGTCTCGCATAGACCCCTGAGATCTCACGCACCAGCTGGGATACGTTTGTCGTTTTCGAAAATAATTAGGGCCATTTATGGCATTCAGTAAACAGCCATCGCCTCTGCAACTTCTTCCACCAAAGCCATTAAAAGAAGAAAGTGCAGAGGCGGAGCGCTTTTGTCATATGACCGAAATGTCCCTATCCCGCTTACTCGTAGACACGTGCATGGACGGCTCTAAGGCATTTTGCCTGAAAGCCCAGAGCGGCGTCGGTGGTGGCGGAGGGAATCCTCCCTCCGCCCGAAATGACGTAGGTGGCCGGCCCTACACTGCATAGCAGCTGCCACCCTCGCAACACACCAGACTCGCAGGTCTTTTCATCCGAGGCAGAAACCATGAAGGACAAAACCGTCAATCCTCAATTGGTCCGGCAGAAACAGGCAGTCAGCCACCGCCGCTCGCTCGGCTCATATTCGACAACGCCGGGGAACGGTTTCAATTATAAAGGGTCCGTTTGGTCATTCCCCAGTAGATTAGTGGTGCAAATGTCTTTTTATAACTGCAAATAACGGACAGCAGAGAGAGACTAGAGAGAGAACCTGAGATGGGGGCTTGAGGTGGTGGCGGCGggggaggtggaggaggaggaggtggtggcggtggtTGCTGGTGCTGGTATGCCGGTGGCGGTGCGGCGAGCCTTGGCTGGGGTTTGCGGTTGACGACCTCGTGGAGGGCCTCGAACACCTCGGAGGGGAGGTTGGAGGGGAGGTTCCGCTCCTTCCGCTCGTGTTTCTCCATCTGCCAGTATGACATCCGGCCGGCGATCGGCCGGTTCTCGTATTCCCTCACCTTCTTGTAGTCCCTGAGGAGGTTGTCCCACTTGTCGTTGCACTGGTTCTGGCTCCGCATACACCCGTTGGCCCAGCAGTAGTTCTCTACCCACTTCCACCGCAGCTCCGCAGTCTtgctcctctccctctccccgcCCTTCATCCGCCTCTCGTCGTCCATCTTCTTGGCCGTTATCAGCACCATCGTCTCGTGGATCGTCCAGTTCCCCTTCCGATACTCCCGTCCCCCGGACGCCGACAGCGGAGCTGAAGTCATCGATGTCGTAGTTGCGATGCCGCCGCCCGTCCCGGCCGCCGGCAGCGGGTCATCCACCACAATTATCGCCGTGCTCCCGATCGGATCGCCCATCTcactctccctcctcctccactctctctttctctctctctctcgcctctTTCTCTGCCTCTCTGTCGCTCAGAGTTTTGG
This window of the Nymphaea colorata isolate Beijing-Zhang1983 chromosome 2, ASM883128v2, whole genome shotgun sequence genome carries:
- the LOC116248651 gene encoding trihelix transcription factor DF1-like, encoding MGDPIGSTAIIVVDDPLPAAGTGGGIATTTSMTSAPLSASGGREYRKGNWTIHETMVLITAKKMDDERRMKGGERERSKTAELRWKWVENYCWANGCMRSQNQCNDKWDNLLRDYKKVREYENRPIAGRMSYWQMEKHERKERNLPSNLPSEVFEALHEVVNRKPQPRLAAPPPAYQHQQPPPPPPPPPPPPPPPPQAPISAEETTDSSETEGSSDVKRRKVRSLGSSILHTASVLSRTLLACEEKKDKRHRAFLDMEERKLQMEESRTEMNRQGLAGLISAVNNLSSAIHAIVSERNSEA